CAGTGAGAAAGCCGAGCGAGGCAGCAGtgcttttgtaaaaaaaaaaaaaaagttgcatccGTGCTAAGGAGGACTACGTCATTACAGCAGCACTGGTGCAGCTACCGAAACAAACCTCTGCCACTGCAGACAGGAGCCTGCAGATGAataaatttttttgtttataagaCCAAAAACAGGAAATCCCatacaaaaaaagaacttttgtCTCCGAATTAACTTTGTAGTCTCATTTCCTGGCAACAGCGCAAACTTTGAAGAGCAAAGAAATCCGGCAACCTCTCTAACCCAAACGATATCGATCTCCAGGCACGGGGCCAGCCACACAAATACCCTCTCtaacccccttttttttaaaaaaacatcttttaaatgtAGAGTTGTGCGTGTTTTAGAGAAGCCCGGTGCCCTCGGACGGAAGGATACGCACCAGTGACTGCCTGCACCGGTACTTGCCTATGGCTTCGTGCTCGCCCTTGCGGCTGTGCAGGAATCGTCGCTTCTTCTCCTTCAGAAGGTGCTGGAGCCGCTTGAACTGGTCGATGTACAGGGACTGCAGGCGGATCAGCTTCTCGCGCATGATCAGCGCCACCTCCTCGGCTGTGTACACGCCAGCATGCCTGGAAAGCACCCACAAAACCAGGGTATGGTTTGTAAGGTCGCCCGGGGCTGTTCCCCTCGCCGAATGACGCAGACGTTATCAGAAATGCTGGCTGAGCAGGGCCGAGTTCGACGGACCAGTGGGTGACAAGCAGAAATACCGATTTTTACTCCTAATTTAAATTAAGAGATCGCCCCGAGACTGCTGCTCACGTGGCCCGCTCCAGACTGAAGGAGGAGATCAGCATCAAAGGCTGCCCAGAACCGCCAGGCCCAAGCCTTGACAAGCATCCACACCCAGAAACTCACCACGGAACCAAGTCCCAGCGCAGCGCCGTTAATAACGTCACCTCGTTAACACAACGGCTGCTTCCCAATATCGCCCCGAGCTAACGCTCTGCACGCTGCACGCGTCACCGGGCAGGAGCCACCCACTCACTTCAAGGGATCCTCTTGGTCGCTATCGATGCTGTCAGCCTCGCTGTCCGGGTCCCCTCGCCACGTCTGGTCCACGGTGATAGGATCCTGCTCGCCGTCGCTCCAGCTGTCCTCATCTGAGGAACGAGGGGCACTAAGAGACCGGGCACAGCCCCGCGGCTCGTGCTCGAGCACGGCCAGGCACCGGAGGTGCTCGGCTCCGCAGCCCCCTGAAGGTGAATTTGCTCTGCTTCGTGCCACGAGGGGCTCTTCCCCGCCAGCAGGGACGCGGAACGGGAAGGAACGCACCAAGTGGGTGCGGGCGAAACAGCCCCCACCTGGCGAGGGGCCTAAAACTGCTGGATGGTGCCCACCGAGCGACCCCGCAAGTCAGGGAGCTCAGCACCGGTGTTTGACAGGCgccaggcagcacagagggaagcTAGCTAGGGTttctgccctgcagctgcaggggaaggggaccTGCAGGATTTTGGGCTGGTGTGACTTTGGGTGGCGTGACTTGTCTGCAGTCAGCAGCACGCAAGACGCGCCAGGGGCTGCAGAACACGGTCTTGTACCCGTGGAGCCCTGGGATCTTTGCTTCGCTGGGTTTAACAAGTCCTACCCTCAGCGCTTCTCCACAGAAAGGAGAGCACCGGGTCgtggttttgctttcagtgcttACCCAGGATGCGGCTGGCTTCGCTGCGGCTGCTCTCTGCAGTCTGGGAGCCCAGCTCTGTTTTGGCGTAAGAACTGAGCTGGCAGAGGAGCGTCTCGCTCACAGGTCCGGGGTTGGACTTCTTCATCTGAGCTTGGAGCGCCAGCGTGTTCCGACGGGCGTGCTCCGCGCAGAACGACACGCTGCGGGGATAAATCACGAGCCCATTACCACTCCAAGCCCTCGGCCAGCAAAACGAACAAGTGAGACACTGAGAAACGTTCCCCGGCACCCGAAGCGCGCCCCGCTCTCACCCGCGGAACAAAACCACCCGCCCCTGGCTGCAGGTAGAGCAGGGAAATGCCAGAGAGCCCCAGGTGGCTCGCGGACCACACGGCACCGCTCAAACACCGCCCCTAGCTCCAGAGCTGGCAGCCGCAGGGCgcaggagcagagagagaaaagagcttTTTACTTCAAGCCACTGAGGCGAGCTATTCTGCTTCCAAGCGTTCACACTGGATTTTTCACGCTGGCCAAAGCGGACGGAGCTTTTTTATCGCAGAGGGACCAAGGGCAGAATCAAGACTACCACTGTTCTTGGTAACCTCTGAGGATGAAACGCAGCTCGATGCGCCAAGGAGCAAAACTGTACCCCACCGACGTGCTGGCTGGATGTGATGATGTTCCAGGTCCTTCCAGCCACAGCAGCCAGAACGTCCCACACGCGTCAACGACAACAGCTCCAAATCAAACACAACCAGAGCACACGCGCTGAGGATGAGCCGTAAGAACAGACTCCAACTCGAACTTGCTGGGCTGAACCCAGGTGCACATGGGTGCAAGGACCGCTCTGACAAAGGGCCTGGGCGCAGCCACCTTGGGagggcagagggcagcagcccGGCAGCCCACCGGGAGCAGAAACGCTCCGCGCGAAGTCTCCAGCACTTGTGGGGTCTTCTTCTAGCCCCGAAGCGCTTCAATAACTTGCCTGAGGTTAACTTCAGCGCATCGGCTGAATGGAAAGGCCCTGCAACGCCCGTGCCGTACGTGAAAAACCTTCCCCTGCCCGTTTTAATTCAATTTGATGTAGGAGCAGAGAACCAGTGGGACTCACCCATCCTTCTTCTCCGGTTTGGGCGCAGCGTTCGGGCACCGTTTTCCGTTCTTGGCGGAGACGTAGCTGCACTGCTTGAAAGGGGCGCTCCTGTCCTCCAGGATGTGCTTGATGCAGAACTCCTGGCCCTCCAGGCGCGGCTGCGAGCACTGCCGGTGGGTGAAGGCACATGCCAGAGGCTCCTGGGGCCGCGGCACGGGCGTGAGGCGGCCTCGGCTCGACGGCAAGACGTGGATCCGAATTCTGTTCATGCCAGCAGCTGCCGGAGGCGGGCAAAGGAATCAGAAGGAATGAAATAAACCGCGCGGCCTCGGCTGACGCCTGCCAGGGCATCCCAACGCAACTCCTCGTCCTGCTGggacactgggggggggggacaaagcAGCTCCTACAGCGGAGGGTCCCCGGGTGGGGTGGTGGAGGGGAACGGGGGCCCCGGGGGAGGAAACGGGGATCCCCGACGGGGTGAAATGGGTCCccagggaaaaaaggggggcCCCCAGCGAGGAAAACGGGGGTCCTCCAGGGGGGAATACGGGTCCCCAGTGGGGGAACACGGGGGTCCTCGAGGGGGGGAAACAGGTCCCGGGGGAGGACACGGAggtccctggggggggggggaaatgggggtccccgggggggggggggcagaaaacgggggtccccggggggcACCCCCATCCCCCTACCCCATAGCACCCCACACAacgcccccccgggggctgtctgccccccccagcacccctcgAACCCCCCAGGACCCCCTGGCGCCCCCCCCCGAGCACCCCTCGaaccccccccagcaccccctcgcccaccccaggacccccccccccaataccTCTCGCCCCCTCCCCCAGGACCCCCTCGCCACCCCCCTCCAAggccccggccccagcgccccccccccacgtGCTCCGCCGCCCTCCCCACGCCGGCCCCGCGCATGCGCCCTGGCGCCGCCTCCCGGCCggccgccgccattttgtccGCGGGCGGCGAGCGTGAGGGGCGCTCCCTCCCCCCAGCGCATCCCGGCGCCGGCGGCGGAGCGGAGAGCGGCGGAGGGGCgcgaggggccgggggagcctcgggggagcgcggcggggccggtaGGGAAGGGCCCCGCCTGTCCCGAGCGGGCGAGCGGCGCCGCCGCCATCTTACCTCGCTGCTGCCGCGGCCtccccgccgcctgcccgcaCAGCCCGCCCCCCCCTCCTACGCCCCTCCTCATTGGCCCGCCCTGCCGCCATCCCGCGGCGCGCGGTTGGCCGAGCTCGCTGTCACTCAAACAAGGCCgcgccccggggaggggggcacgTGATGGGCAGCCGCCACGTGGCCGCGCCTGCACGTGGCCGGGGCTGGGGAAGAGccccccgggggcggcgggggcgcgccTGGCTCGGAGCCGGTCCCGAAATCGTAGGGGCAAAACCCAGcgccccaaagccccccccccggcaaaGCCTCCACGCCCCCAAAGCCCCCAGGAGATGCccgaagccccccccccccaggagctgggggctccCAGCCCAGGCTCCAAAAGGAGCggggaaaaggaaggatgaGCCCAAAGCACAGAAACGGCCCCAAAAGCTCCGGCGATTTACCCCCCGAGTTGGCCAGAAGGTGGGAACCGACCCTAACGTGGGAGCCCAAAAGGTGGGAACCGACCCTAAAAACCTCCCGGGATTTACCCGCAGGGGGTTGGCAGAAAGCGGAGGAAGGCGCGGAGCTCGGCGTAGGAACAGAGCCTCGCAGCACGCAGGTGGAGACGGTAACGTTTATTGAAGTCCGGAAAAGTGAGAGgctgaagaacaaaacaagttCGGCTTTTCCGAAACGTCAGACCCAAGAGGCGGGCGCCCTCGGCCAAAGATTTAGGGGTTTAGGGGGGCGGGAGGAGCTCCGGCGCAGGCAGGGTTCCCCACCCCGGagctgccccgcgcccccctccagccctgcccgcGTCCCGGCTGCGGTCACAGCACCAGCGCCTCGCTCCCGCACCCGGAGCGGGCTCCGGGCTTTGCATCACCTTCTGCAGACACCAGGGCTCAGCACCCGGCCCAGCACCCTCGCTCCACGCCGGCCCTTCGCACGCCAGCCCCTCTCCACCGCCACCGGGAGCACCCCAAGAGCCTTCGGCGCGCGCCACCTGCCCAGCCCGGTGGCCCCTCACCCTCCCCACGCACCCTTTTCCTCCGTTCTGACCCCAAAAAGCTCCTCGACCCACTTTCTGTCGCCATCAGCTCGAGCGGAGCCGCGCAAAGCCGGGCGAGCGGCCCCAAACCCCGCCGGGGTCCCCCGCGGCACCTGCCAGCATCACGAAACTTAAAAAGGAACAGGAACGCTAAAGATATAAGTTACtgcttaaattatttgtaaaacatCTCGGGGTTTTTCTGCGACGTGTTTTAAATAAcgccccccccagggcccccccacGCAATACGTgctccccggggggggggggggggcttcagTTCCAGCAGGGCCGGACCCCGCTGCTAACCTGGAAGTCGGCGAGGGAGGGAGCGAGGAAGAGAAAGGGGTTTTGTCCTTTCACAGCTTCGACGACTCCTCGCGGTAAATAGGAAAAGTTCTAATAAAACAGTTCTCGGGGAGGCAGCGGAGAACGCAAACAGCCCTCTCCCTCCACCGCAGGGacggctcgggggggggggccggggcgggcaggCCGGTTTGTCCCAACTCAGTAGTAAAAAGGAAttatttggggaggggaggcagcggggggggCGGTTCTGAGGGcagcggcgggggccggggtCTGTCCGTGTTGGCGGCTCTGGGGCCGGCGGCTGCCCTGGGGGGGTTCAAGAGCTCGCCGTAGGCGTGGAAGTCGAAGGCGGGGGGCTGGGTGGGCTGCATGCCCTGGGCGCTCAGCAGCGAGTGCAGCATGTTGACCGTATCCTGGTAGTCACTGGCCTGGCTGGCGTTGTGCCCGTTGGCCCCCGCGGGCCCCTTGTCCGATTTGCCGTGGGGACCCCGGGTTTTGGTAGCCGGGGGCAAAGGGAGGCCGCCGGCCTCCGAGCCGTGGCCCGGGAGGTGAGGATAAGGGAACTGCGCCCCGGAGCCCTTGGAGCTTTTGCTGACTTTGGGCTGGTGCTCGTgcgccgcgcccgccgccgccgcctcctccggCGGGGGCCTCTTGCGGGAGGAAGAGCCGAAGAGGCCGTAGCTTTTGTGGGGCACGGCGCTGGGCGGGCCGACGTGTTTAGAGTCTCCCGGCCGCTTGCCGACCACGCCGCTGGGGCCAGCGGCGAGCTGGGGGTGCAAGTGTTTGTGAGAGTGatggttgtggtggtggtggtggtggttggagGAGTGGCCCTTGTGCTTCTCCTTGTGCTCCCGGCTCTTGGCGCCGCTCTCGTCCAGGGAGCCGGGCCTGTCCGCGGCGCTCGGCACCTTGATGCGCATTTTGATCTCCTCCTGCTTGGAGGGGAGCGGCCTCTCGCCGCCTCCGCCCGCCACCGGGAGCCTCAGCTTCAGAGCCGAGGCTTTGTCACTCTTTTCGGGGCCGGGAGGGCGCTCGGGGTTCTCCGAGCCGATGGGGATTTTCAGGATGATGGGCGAGGGGTTGCTGTCCTGCTGGACTTCCCTCTCCCGCTGCTGCTGGACCAGGAGATTCTGCACGGCGTAGGCGTACTGAGACCTCACGTTGGCCTCCATGTTCTCCAGCTGCCGCTTCTGCGCCGCCAGCTCCTCGGCGTGCTTGGCGCGGTACTCCTTGAGCGACACCTTGGCCGACGGGGCGTTCTTGCCGCCCTGCTTCTGATAAGCAGCGCCATCTTGCTGCGGAGGGTGCTCGGCGGCCGACGAGCTTTCGCTAGTCCTGTGGCCCTGGCCAGCTTCCAGCTTGGGGGGAGGATGCTGGGGCAGCCAGTGCTCCGGCTGCGACGCCTCCGCGCCGCTCTGCTCGCGGGGGGAATCGGTCGAGGCCGGCAGGGACGGCCCCGCGCCGGCCGTCGAGGATGTCGACATGCTCATCAGGCCGGCGATATTCATGTCCGAGCTGTTGTTCCTTGAAATCATGTTGAGGATGGTCTGCTCCGACAGGCTCTTGTCTTCGCTGTGGTCGTCGGCCTTCGACTTCCGGGCTGCCTGAGAGGCCTGAATAAAAGCAGCGAGCGGTTGCTTACCTCGGGCTGTCACAGAAAGGACGCGGGTAGCAGCTTTCCTGCTGGCTGACAGACACCCactttgcccccccccccccccccccccccccccccccctcctcgtGCAGAAATGCCCATCTGTTGGGCACGGAGCTGCTCGAGCAGCTGAAAGGCCAAGGTTTCTACAGAGTTAACTCAGAAACGAGGCACTCGAGCGCCGAAGGAACACTTTGCAGACCCACGGTGTTCAGTCTTCCCCCCACGCGTGCCCTTCAGACACTGCCTGGCATTGTCATGCTGGAGACGCCGCACAGCGCACAGAAACAGCAGGGCCCGCGTTCTCCCGCAAGCGGCCACAAAGCAGATTCTTACCCGCCAGTTCCGGATGCGTTTGAGCCGGTTGGGAGTTTTCTCGAGGATCTGCAGGAATTCATGAGTCAGTTCTGCAGAGGAGACACAAAGCCAGGCAAGATGGTCAGAGACGGGCAGGCCAGCCCTAAGTCCATCAGGGCAACCCCCTACTTACTGATGAATGGAGCTACTGATGAGATGGAGCTACTCCAGGAGGGGAAATACTGACAGCTAGAACCACTGACCACAGGTTAACTCATCTCACTGCGCGCCTTTTGCCATCTCTGTTGTACCATAGCAGCTGCTGCACTGGAAACTTTGGCAAAACCAGAAGCCCTTGAGTCCGTGAACCGGCCAGTGGCCGTGTTTGAATGGCAGGAACAGAGATGCCAAGATAATACAAGAGCCTTTGGGGGACCTTGCTCCAAAACTTACCATCTAAGAGCTCCAGAGTTACAGTGCCATCAACGTATTCCCACCAGTGCTTCCCGTCCGTGGAGACTGGGATCTCCCAGTTGGACCATTTACAAGCCAGGTGGATACAGACGCAGGCCACAACGGGAGGGGTGTACTGCAGGCTGAAGGTGGTCAGGTGCAGGCTGACGTCaccagcagggagagagaaacagaaagccaTGAACTCCCAAGCCTGAACCTCAGCACACACAATCGCCCAACCGGAGAGACGCTGCGGGAGAGGTGGACGTGGTGGGGAAGTCCCTGCCGTTCCTCCCCCAGCGCGACCCTACGGTTACAGGCGTCTCCGTCCCactctgccaggctgctccttccttccccgcTCCGCTCCGGGCACCTCTGGCAGCTCAAGGCTCCGCAGCGAGGCACGCTGCCGGCCCGCTCGCGCCCTCCTCCGAGGGAGCGAGGGAGCAGCTGGGGTACCTGCCAGCCCcggcctctgctgctggctctgctcagcctgagaaaaaaaaaaacgtccTAGTGCAGCTCCTGGGAAGGCAACACCACTGGCAAAGGGCGTCGTGACCGCTCCGAGAACCTACAGGTCGAGCGCGGAAGCTCCTAGGATCTGCGCTCAT
The window above is part of the Cygnus atratus isolate AKBS03 ecotype Queensland, Australia unplaced genomic scaffold, CAtr_DNAZoo_HiC_assembly HiC_scaffold_144, whole genome shotgun sequence genome. Proteins encoded here:
- the CCNT1 gene encoding cyclin-T1; this encodes MHRFYMVQSFTQFHRNSVAPAALSLQPRWRSSPISWSTVIKVAHACLHPQEPPPDTRSEAYLQQAQDLVILESIILQTLGFEITIDHPHTHVVKCTQLVRASKDLAQTSYFMATNSLHLTTFSLQYTPPVVACVCIHLACKWSNWEIPVSTDGKHWWEYVDGTVTLELLDELTHEFLQILEKTPNRLKRIRNWRASQAARKSKADDHSEDKSLSEQTILNMISRNNSSDMNIAGLMSMSTSSTAGAGPSLPASTDSPREQSGAEASQPEHWLPQHPPPKLEAGQGHRTSESSSAAEHPPQQDGAAYQKQGGKNAPSAKVSLKEYRAKHAEELAAQKRQLENMEANVRSQYAYAVQNLLVQQQREREVQQDSNPSPIILKIPIGSENPERPPGPEKSDKASALKLRLPVAGGGGERPLPSKQEEIKMRIKVPSAADRPGSLDESGAKSREHKEKHKGHSSNHHHHHHNHHSHKHLHPQLAAGPSGVVGKRPGDSKHVGPPSAVPHKSYGLFGSSSRKRPPPEEAAAAGAAHEHQPKVSKSSKGSGAQFPYPHLPGHGSEAGGLPLPPATKTRGPHGKSDKGPAGANGHNASQASDYQDTVNMLHSLLSAQGMQPTQPPAFDFHAYGELLNPPRAAAGPRAANTDRPRPPPLPSEPPPPLPPLPK